One stretch of Streptomyces sp. NBC_00443 DNA includes these proteins:
- a CDS encoding Gfo/Idh/MocA family protein: protein MSATPLRVGLVGYGLAGSVFHAPLIATTEGLALDTVVTSNPERQKQARTEHPDVRVAATPDELLARADDLDLVVIASPNKTHVPLATAALKAGLPVVVDKPIAGTAAEARELAALAEERGLLLSVFQNRRWDNDFLTLRRLLAEGELGDVWRFESRFERWRPQPKGGWRESGDPAEIGGLLYDLGSHVVDQALVLFGPVTQVYAEAVVRRAGAETDDDTFIALTHANGVRSHLYASATTAQLGPRFRVLGSKAGYVKHGLDPQEAALREGQRPDTTAGWGTEPESLWGRVGSGESPLTGGGRVEPTLPGDYPAYYAAVAKALLDGGPNPVTALEAAAALDVLEAAHRSARDAVVVKL, encoded by the coding sequence ATGAGTGCTACTCCCCTCCGCGTCGGCCTGGTCGGCTACGGCCTCGCAGGCTCCGTCTTCCACGCCCCGCTGATCGCCACCACCGAGGGACTCGCCCTGGACACGGTGGTCACGTCGAACCCCGAGCGGCAGAAGCAGGCCCGCACCGAGCACCCGGACGTACGCGTCGCCGCCACGCCCGACGAGCTGCTCGCCCGCGCCGACGACCTCGACCTGGTCGTCATCGCGTCCCCCAACAAGACGCACGTCCCGCTCGCGACCGCCGCCCTGAAGGCGGGCCTCCCGGTCGTCGTCGACAAGCCGATCGCCGGCACCGCGGCCGAGGCACGCGAGCTGGCGGCGCTGGCCGAGGAGCGCGGCCTGCTGCTGTCGGTCTTCCAGAACCGCCGTTGGGACAACGACTTCCTGACGCTGCGCCGGCTCCTGGCCGAGGGCGAGTTGGGCGACGTATGGCGCTTCGAGTCCCGCTTCGAGCGCTGGCGTCCGCAGCCCAAGGGCGGCTGGCGGGAGTCCGGCGACCCGGCAGAGATCGGAGGTCTGCTGTACGACCTCGGCAGCCATGTCGTCGACCAGGCGCTGGTGCTCTTCGGCCCGGTCACGCAGGTGTACGCCGAGGCGGTCGTCCGCCGTGCCGGCGCGGAGACGGACGACGACACGTTCATCGCGCTCACGCACGCGAACGGCGTCCGCTCTCACCTCTACGCCTCCGCGACGACCGCCCAACTGGGCCCGCGTTTCCGGGTGCTGGGCTCGAAGGCGGGCTACGTCAAGCACGGCCTGGACCCGCAGGAGGCGGCACTGCGGGAGGGACAGCGTCCGGACACGACTGCCGGCTGGGGCACGGAACCCGAGTCACTGTGGGGCCGGGTCGGCTCCGGCGAGTCCCCCCTGACGGGCGGCGGCCGCGTCGAACCCACCCTCCCCGGCGACTACCCCGCCTACTATGCGGCCGTGGCAAAGGCCCTGCTGGACGGCGGCCCCAACCCGGTGACGGCTCTGGAGGCGGCAGCCGCCCTCGACGTACTGGAAGCGGCACACCGTTCGGCACGCGACGCAGTGGTGGTGAAGCTGTGA
- a CDS encoding ROK family protein, with protein sequence MGTGSAVGLGGVNLGALRSHNTALVLDLLRTAGPEGISRLELAERTGLTPQAVSKITARLREDGLAAEAGRRASTGGKPRTVLRLVPEAGHAVGVHLDRDELTAVLCDLTGAVVAQRRTPLDLGAGAETVVERTVREVRELAAGGGRPIAVLGVGVALPGPLDHRRGVLHRVTGFPEWNGFPLRDVLARRLSLPVVVDKDTNAAALGLAVGGAAGGGAAPGTAGPDAGGSGAAGPVIAAPVIAAPVIAAPVIAGSGTGASGTGASGTDASGTAALVTAASGTSESGTSGSGAPAPITSSSGTAASVTTAPVTTAPVTTPPTPSPSAPSFAYLHFGAGIGGGLVIGGVVHRGTRTGAGEFGHQVVQLDGPPCGCGNRGCVEALCLAAVARGDLAEAARVLGTAAGNLVALLDVDLVLLGGRTVAAAPETFVRGVAAVLDERARRAGEDAVPVRVAAGGERGVAEGAAQLLLAPLFGRAEG encoded by the coding sequence ATGGGTACCGGCAGCGCTGTCGGGCTCGGCGGCGTGAACCTGGGCGCCCTGCGCAGTCACAACACCGCGCTCGTGCTCGACCTGCTGCGCACGGCCGGTCCCGAGGGCATCAGCCGGCTCGAACTCGCCGAGCGCACCGGCCTCACCCCACAGGCGGTCAGCAAGATCACCGCCCGGCTGCGGGAGGACGGGCTCGCCGCGGAGGCGGGGCGCAGGGCGTCGACGGGAGGCAAGCCGCGCACGGTGCTGCGGCTGGTACCGGAGGCCGGGCATGCGGTCGGCGTCCATCTGGACCGGGACGAGCTGACGGCTGTGCTCTGCGATCTGACCGGTGCCGTGGTCGCCCAGCGCCGGACCCCGCTGGACCTGGGGGCCGGCGCGGAGACGGTCGTCGAGCGGACCGTGCGGGAGGTGCGGGAGCTGGCGGCCGGGGGCGGTCGGCCGATTGCCGTGCTCGGCGTCGGCGTGGCCCTGCCCGGACCGCTCGACCACCGGCGCGGTGTGCTGCACCGGGTCACCGGGTTCCCGGAGTGGAACGGCTTCCCACTGCGCGACGTCCTCGCGCGGCGCCTCTCGCTGCCGGTCGTGGTCGACAAGGACACCAACGCGGCGGCGCTCGGGCTTGCGGTAGGGGGTGCGGCCGGGGGAGGGGCGGCGCCCGGCACGGCAGGGCCTGACGCGGGCGGGTCCGGCGCCGCCGGGCCCGTCATTGCCGCGCCTGTCATTGCCGCGCCTGTCATTGCCGCGCCTGTCATTGCCGGGTCCGGTACGGGCGCCTCCGGCACGGGCGCCTCCGGTACGGACGCCTCCGGGACCGCCGCGCTCGTCACTGCCGCGTCCGGTACCTCCGAGTCCGGTACCTCCGGCTCCGGCGCCCCCGCGCCCATCACCTCCAGCTCCGGCACGGCCGCGTCCGTCACCACCGCCCCCGTCACCACCGCCCCCGTCACCACCCCACCCACCCCCTCCCCATCAGCCCCCTCCTTCGCCTACCTCCACTTCGGCGCCGGAATCGGCGGCGGGCTGGTCATCGGGGGAGTCGTGCACCGCGGGACCCGCACCGGAGCCGGGGAGTTCGGGCATCAGGTCGTTCAGCTGGACGGCCCGCCCTGCGGGTGCGGCAACCGCGGCTGTGTCGAGGCGCTGTGCCTGGCCGCCGTGGCGCGCGGTGACCTGGCGGAGGCGGCCCGGGTGCTCGGCACGGCCGCGGGCAACCTGGTCGCGCTGCTCGACGTCGACCTCGTGCTGCTGGGCGGCCGTACGGTCGCCGCCGCGCCGGAGACCTTCGTACGCGGTGTCGCCGCCGTTCTCGACGAGCGTGCCCGGCGCGCGGGCGAGGACGCCGTGCCGGTGCGGGTCGCCGCCGGCGGGGAGCGCGGGGTCGCCGAGGGGGCGGCCCAGCTGCTGCTGGCGCCGTTGTTCGGGCGGGCCGAGGGGTGA
- a CDS encoding GntR family transcriptional regulator: MDYPNNQAPGAPVRQGIPEHGRIPKYYAVKARLDLLVGELGEGDPLPTERDLSEEYEVARETVRQAIRELVLEGKLRRRGRGTVVAGPKLEQPLSLASYTEGVRRQGRAPGRSLVTLDRFPCPAALAAETGLVRGEPVWHMERVLLADDERVGLESTYVAVARVPRLDADFDPDSSFYAFLNGQGIVFGDADERLETVLATPREALLIGTPPALPMLLIHRVSRDTAGEPLERVRTLFRGDRFSFTTHLRG, translated from the coding sequence GTGGACTACCCGAACAACCAGGCCCCCGGCGCCCCCGTGCGCCAGGGCATCCCGGAGCACGGCCGGATCCCGAAGTACTACGCGGTGAAGGCCCGGCTCGACCTCCTCGTCGGCGAACTCGGCGAGGGCGACCCGCTCCCCACCGAGCGCGACCTCTCCGAGGAGTACGAGGTCGCCCGCGAGACCGTCCGGCAGGCGATCCGGGAGCTGGTGCTGGAGGGCAAGCTGCGGCGGCGGGGGCGGGGCACGGTCGTGGCCGGGCCCAAGCTCGAACAGCCCCTCTCCCTCGCCAGCTACACCGAGGGTGTACGGCGGCAGGGGCGGGCCCCCGGCCGTAGCCTCGTCACCCTCGACCGCTTCCCCTGCCCCGCCGCCCTCGCCGCCGAGACGGGCCTGGTACGCGGCGAACCCGTCTGGCACATGGAGCGCGTCCTGCTCGCCGACGACGAGCGGGTCGGCCTGGAGAGCACGTACGTCGCCGTCGCCCGGGTGCCCCGGCTGGACGCCGACTTCGACCCCGACTCCTCCTTCTACGCCTTCCTCAACGGACAGGGCATCGTCTTCGGCGACGCCGACGAGCGCCTGGAGACCGTGCTGGCGACCCCCCGCGAGGCCCTGCTCATCGGGACCCCGCCCGCCCTTCCGATGCTGCTGATCCACCGGGTGTCACGGGACACCGCCGGGGAGCCGCTGGAGCGGGTGCGGACGCTGTTCCGGGGGGACCGCTTCTCGTTCACCACACATCTGCGCGGCTGA
- a CDS encoding TIGR03364 family FAD-dependent oxidoreductase, which produces MRVIVVGAGVVGTMHAWQAVERGHEVVQIEREAEARGASLRNFGQIWVSGRAGGEELRTALRARELWEGIGARVPGLGFRPNGSLTPVRGDLELAVAEAAVAREDAAVRGHKLLTPDEARAVNPALRGDFTAALYCERDAAVEPRTAQLALREELLKSPNYTFRPGREVREVIGGSAVRDDHGDVHSGDVVVLCTGAWLGGLVRELAGPDLPVRRVRLQMMQTDPLGEPLTTSVADADSFRYYPAYASAALDTLNAGQAQTETAAAHRMQLLMVQRADGGLTIGDTHEYQHPFAFDTLEDPYDHLTEVVESLLGRPLPKIRRRWAGVYAQCTDTSRVVHRQQVRDAVWLVTGPGGRGMTCSPAIAETTANELGW; this is translated from the coding sequence GTGAGAGTGATAGTCGTCGGAGCCGGCGTGGTGGGCACCATGCACGCCTGGCAAGCAGTGGAACGCGGCCACGAGGTCGTACAGATCGAGCGCGAGGCGGAGGCTCGCGGCGCGTCGTTGCGCAACTTCGGACAGATCTGGGTGAGCGGACGCGCGGGCGGCGAGGAACTGCGGACCGCGCTCAGGGCACGGGAGCTGTGGGAGGGGATCGGAGCCCGCGTCCCGGGCCTCGGCTTCCGGCCGAACGGCTCCCTGACCCCCGTCCGCGGCGACCTGGAGCTCGCCGTCGCCGAGGCCGCCGTGGCGCGCGAGGACGCCGCCGTCCGCGGACACAAGTTGCTGACGCCCGACGAGGCACGCGCCGTGAACCCCGCCCTGCGCGGCGACTTCACCGCCGCCCTGTACTGCGAACGGGACGCCGCCGTCGAGCCGCGCACCGCACAGCTCGCCCTGCGCGAGGAACTGCTGAAGTCCCCGAACTACACCTTCAGGCCCGGCCGGGAGGTCCGCGAGGTCATCGGCGGCAGTGCCGTCCGCGACGACCACGGGGACGTGCACAGCGGCGACGTCGTCGTCCTGTGCACGGGCGCCTGGCTCGGCGGTCTGGTCCGCGAGCTGGCCGGCCCCGACCTGCCCGTGCGCCGCGTCCGCCTGCAGATGATGCAGACCGACCCGCTGGGCGAGCCGCTGACCACCTCGGTCGCCGACGCGGACAGCTTCCGCTACTACCCGGCGTACGCCTCCGCCGCGCTCGACACCCTCAACGCCGGTCAGGCGCAGACGGAGACCGCCGCGGCCCACCGGATGCAGCTGCTGATGGTGCAGCGCGCCGACGGCGGGCTGACCATCGGCGACACCCACGAGTACCAGCACCCCTTCGCCTTCGACACCCTGGAGGACCCCTACGACCACCTCACCGAGGTCGTCGAGTCCCTCCTCGGCCGCCCGCTGCCGAAGATCCGGCGCCGCTGGGCCGGGGTGTACGCGCAGTGCACGGACACCTCCCGGGTCGTGCACCGGCAGCAGGTGCGCGACGCGGTGTGGCTGGTGACCGGGCCCGGCGGGCGCGGGATGACCTGCTCGCCCGCGATAGCCGAGACGACCGCGAACGAACTGGGTTGGTGA